A window of Mucilaginibacter paludis DSM 18603 contains these coding sequences:
- a CDS encoding tetratricopeptide repeat-containing sensor histidine kinase — protein MKYTSLFGLLCMFALSSCGQVKQKYNPVSKADSLKLRLYEYKSSNYQGKYPDSALYYADNGLKLSRKLYYPFGEALMLNRLARINEQYGNLELAARYQTESLGIFNKLHHGIDGADATANLGILRAKQGDFATGKILIANALNQYQKSKDTEGAIRAYTKLAEVNELSGNLKQALEYYTKAEQLNQDRPTSDDYLALISSVGKLHTKMGNHQLAANYFEKGIARSGADEHIKKHISFLNNAGKAHDQLGNKQKALAYHQRGLQKARANGLHAEQARSLMDIANVLKYQDAGQGIKHLKNALGIAKAIGHKQLSAEIYRSLSDLYRQQSRFQDALNALEEHHRLLDSLMTANEGHKIAALQSSYDLAESKLHIEDLELANKQKTYERNEGIMAAIGILIVLLILTFYFYKNRQLNKSLTASNLIKDKLFSIIGHDLRNPIGGITQLLEVMEEEDLTEEQRLMVSEMRKQGNVSLEILNSLLNWGEAQLKGIHINPVDFDAQKSIRKSIASLQKHTHDKSIVITDTTPPDLMIHGDANHFDFIIRNLLSNAVKFSPPSGAIEVAADLHAQAGMIIFSVKDQGKGIGKAQQKLFTKSNLDVSFGTTGEKGTGIGLMLSKEFATANQGRIWIESKEGQGATFYFTFPKEAHR, from the coding sequence ATGAAGTATACCAGTTTATTCGGCTTGTTGTGCATGTTTGCATTGTCATCCTGCGGACAGGTAAAACAAAAATACAATCCTGTTTCAAAAGCCGATAGCTTAAAATTGAGGCTTTACGAATATAAAAGCAGTAATTATCAGGGTAAATACCCGGACTCTGCCCTGTACTATGCCGATAACGGTCTTAAGTTATCCAGGAAATTGTATTATCCCTTCGGAGAGGCCCTGATGTTGAACCGTTTGGCACGTATCAATGAGCAATATGGCAACCTCGAACTGGCTGCAAGATATCAAACAGAGTCGTTGGGCATTTTTAACAAATTACATCACGGTATTGATGGTGCCGATGCTACTGCCAATTTAGGCATACTAAGGGCAAAACAAGGCGATTTTGCAACCGGGAAAATTTTAATTGCAAATGCCTTAAACCAATATCAAAAAAGCAAGGATACCGAAGGGGCTATAAGGGCGTATACCAAGCTTGCCGAGGTTAATGAGTTAAGTGGCAATTTAAAACAGGCTTTGGAATATTATACCAAAGCCGAGCAGCTCAACCAGGATAGACCAACATCGGATGACTACCTTGCTTTGATTAGCAGCGTGGGCAAATTACATACCAAAATGGGTAATCACCAGTTGGCTGCTAATTATTTTGAAAAAGGGATTGCCCGGAGTGGGGCAGATGAACATATTAAAAAACACATTTCCTTTTTAAATAACGCAGGCAAGGCACATGATCAATTAGGTAATAAACAAAAGGCCCTGGCTTATCACCAGCGGGGATTACAAAAAGCGAGGGCAAATGGCTTGCATGCCGAGCAGGCCCGCTCGTTAATGGATATTGCCAATGTACTTAAATATCAGGATGCCGGGCAGGGTATTAAGCATTTAAAAAATGCGCTTGGTATTGCCAAGGCCATTGGCCACAAACAATTATCGGCAGAAATTTACCGGAGTCTTTCTGATTTGTATCGTCAGCAATCCCGGTTTCAGGATGCTTTGAATGCATTAGAAGAGCATCACCGTTTATTGGATAGCTTAATGACGGCCAACGAAGGACATAAAATAGCCGCGCTGCAAAGCAGCTACGATCTGGCCGAATCAAAATTACATATTGAGGATCTGGAGCTGGCAAACAAGCAAAAAACCTATGAGCGCAATGAGGGTATTATGGCAGCCATCGGCATACTGATTGTTTTACTGATACTTACGTTTTATTTCTATAAAAACAGGCAATTGAACAAAAGTTTAACGGCCTCTAACCTGATCAAGGATAAGCTATTCTCTATCATAGGGCATGATCTTCGTAATCCTATCGGAGGGATAACACAATTGTTGGAGGTAATGGAAGAAGAGGATCTGACGGAAGAACAGCGGCTGATGGTTTCTGAAATGCGCAAGCAGGGCAACGTATCCCTCGAAATATTAAATTCCCTGCTCAACTGGGGCGAAGCGCAATTGAAAGGGATTCATATTAACCCCGTGGATTTTGACGCACAGAAAAGCATCAGAAAAAGCATTGCATCCCTACAAAAACATACCCACGATAAATCCATAGTGATCACGGATACAACACCACCGGATTTGATGATTCATGGGGATGCTAACCATTTTGACTTTATTATCCGTAACCTGCTCTCTAATGCGGTTAAGTTTAGTCCGCCGTCGGGAGCCATTGAAGTTGCTGCCGATTTGCACGCGCAGGCCGGTATGATAATTTTTTCTGTTAAAGATCAGGGCAAAGGGATTGGTAAAGCGCAACAAAAACTCTTTACCAAGTCCAATCTCGATGTTTCCTTTGGCACAACAGGCGAAAAGGGAACCGGTATCGGGTTAATGCTGAGCAAGGAGTTTGCCACTGCAAACCAAGGCCGGATATGGATAGAAAGTAAAGAAGGGCAGGGGGCTACTTTTTATTTTACCTTCCCTAAAGAAGCGCATCGCTAA
- a CDS encoding RpnC/YadD family protein has product MAKKDDALWKAIFEDVFDDFLRFFFPDADVLFNMKRGFVYMDKEFDQLFPPEEHASGVRYVDKLVKVYLKNGGARWILLHIEVQGQKGKEDLSKRMFRYFYRISDKHDVPVSAFAILTDGVKSFRPTAYREECLGTRLSYQYNVYKLLDQHENELRANPNPFAVVVLTALKALKNKKIDDERLKIVKHDLTRELIKRKVSKAKHNGIMDFLKHYVNFENPEMMLKFEKEVEELNGRSTTMGTEQYLLQKAEHQGIEKGIEKGIEKGKYEEAITIAREMKQEGIPVAQINKFTKLSIEEIDKL; this is encoded by the coding sequence ATGGCAAAAAAAGATGATGCATTGTGGAAAGCTATCTTTGAAGACGTATTCGATGATTTTCTGCGATTTTTCTTTCCTGATGCAGATGTGCTTTTCAATATGAAAAGAGGCTTTGTATACATGGATAAAGAGTTCGACCAGCTTTTTCCACCCGAAGAACATGCCTCCGGTGTACGTTATGTTGATAAACTGGTTAAAGTATATCTAAAAAATGGCGGTGCCAGGTGGATCCTTCTGCATATAGAGGTTCAAGGCCAAAAAGGCAAAGAAGATTTAAGCAAACGCATGTTCAGATACTTTTACAGGATCAGCGATAAACACGATGTGCCCGTTTCCGCCTTTGCCATCTTAACAGACGGAGTTAAAAGCTTTCGCCCTACTGCTTATCGCGAAGAGTGCCTGGGTACCAGGCTCAGCTACCAATATAATGTTTACAAGCTTTTAGACCAGCATGAAAATGAGCTGCGGGCAAATCCCAATCCATTTGCTGTCGTGGTGCTAACAGCACTCAAAGCGCTTAAAAACAAAAAAATTGATGATGAAAGATTGAAAATCGTTAAGCACGACCTAACCCGGGAACTAATCAAACGAAAGGTGAGCAAGGCCAAGCATAATGGTATTATGGATTTTTTGAAGCATTACGTCAATTTTGAAAACCCGGAAATGATGCTTAAATTTGAGAAAGAGGTAGAAGAGTTAAACGGAAGGAGTACAACCATGGGAACAGAACAATATTTGTTACAGAAGGCAGAACACCAAGGAATAGAGAAAGGAATAGAAAAGGGAATAGAGAAAGGTAAATACGAGGAAGCCATTACTATTGCCCGTGAAATGAAACAGGAGGGTATCCCTGTAGCTCAAATCAATAAATTTACAAAGCTATCTATCGAGGAGATAGATAAATTATAA
- the ychF gene encoding redox-regulated ATPase YchF, whose product MGLQCGIVGLPNVGKSTLFNCLSNAKAQAANFPFCTIEPNVGVITVPDDRLTKLAELVNPQRIVPNVIEIVDIAGLVKGASKGEGLGNQFLGNIRATNAIIHVLRCFDDDNVIHVDGSVDPIRDKEIIDTELQLKDLESIEKKLQKVEKGAKTGDKEQKKTFEVLSIYRNHLLEGKSARTAPVAEGDEEYIADLWLLTAKPVMYVCNVEEKSVNSGNAYVEKVKAAVKDENAQVLIISAQIESEIAQLESYEERQMFLDDLGLEESGVTQLIKAAYKLLNLATYFTAGVQEVRAWTITQGFTAPQAAGVIHTDFEKGFIRAEVIKYDDFVKYGSENACKENGKLSVEGKTYIVADGDIMHFRFNV is encoded by the coding sequence ATGGGTTTACAGTGTGGTATAGTAGGTTTGCCAAATGTGGGTAAATCAACACTTTTTAATTGCTTATCAAACGCAAAGGCACAGGCGGCTAACTTTCCTTTTTGTACCATTGAGCCTAACGTAGGCGTAATTACCGTTCCGGATGACCGGCTTACCAAACTTGCCGAACTGGTTAACCCGCAACGCATTGTACCCAACGTTATCGAGATTGTTGATATAGCCGGCCTGGTTAAGGGTGCCAGCAAAGGCGAAGGCCTGGGTAACCAATTTTTAGGGAATATCCGCGCCACAAATGCCATTATCCATGTGCTGCGTTGTTTTGATGATGATAACGTGATCCATGTGGACGGTTCGGTTGACCCGATTCGCGATAAGGAAATTATTGATACCGAGTTGCAATTGAAAGACCTCGAATCGATAGAAAAGAAATTACAAAAGGTTGAAAAAGGCGCCAAAACCGGCGACAAAGAACAAAAAAAGACCTTCGAGGTATTAAGCATCTACCGCAATCATTTGTTGGAAGGTAAATCGGCCCGTACGGCGCCGGTTGCCGAAGGCGACGAAGAATATATTGCCGACCTTTGGTTATTAACTGCCAAACCGGTAATGTACGTTTGTAATGTGGAAGAAAAATCGGTTAACAGCGGCAATGCCTACGTTGAGAAGGTTAAGGCTGCCGTTAAAGATGAAAATGCCCAGGTGCTGATCATTTCGGCACAAATAGAATCGGAAATTGCTCAGCTGGAATCGTACGAAGAGCGACAAATGTTTCTGGATGATTTGGGGCTTGAAGAGTCGGGCGTAACCCAGTTAATTAAGGCTGCTTATAAGCTATTAAACCTGGCTACCTACTTTACCGCCGGTGTGCAGGAAGTACGTGCCTGGACCATTACCCAGGGCTTTACCGCCCCACAGGCGGCTGGTGTTATCCATACCGATTTTGAAAAAGGGTTTATCCGTGCCGAGGTGATTAAATATGACGATTTTGTAAAATACGGATCGGAAAATGCCTGTAAAGAAAACGGGAAACTGAGCGTTGAAGGCAAAACCTATATTGTTGCCGATGGCGATATTATGCACTTTAGGTTTAACGTATAG
- the mgtE gene encoding magnesium transporter produces MKEMVEELEKLLELEDRQQLRDYLDNLNISDVEELIDEMPQYAARFIEVLSLNRAVNVFRILDFPTQQRILKKLPGPKTGELINELPPDDRTSLFGELDGDIVKRLILYLPLNDRQQALDLLGYKEDSVGRLMTPDYVAVKKDWDITRVLAHIRTYGKDSETIDVIYIIDDKGVLLDDVRIREILLVPPDTKMSDLIDNRLIALKVTDPQEEAINIFRMNNRVALPVTDDDNILLGIVTVDDILWIAHEEYTEDIQKIGGTEALDEPYMDMPLLKLVKKRVGWLIILFLSEMLTATAMGFFEAEIAKAVVLALFVPLIISSGGNSGSQASTLIIQAMALGEVTVADWWRVMRREIMSGLLLGLTLGIIGFMRIYIWTFFSHIYGPHWILVGLTVGIALIGVVLWGSLAGSMLPLLLKRLGADPATSSAPFVATLVDVTGLIIYFSIAVTLMKGVLL; encoded by the coding sequence ATGAAGGAAATGGTTGAGGAATTGGAAAAACTCCTGGAATTAGAAGACCGCCAACAGCTTCGGGATTATTTGGATAATCTGAATATATCCGATGTTGAAGAGCTGATAGATGAAATGCCGCAATATGCAGCCAGGTTTATTGAGGTATTGTCGCTCAACAGGGCGGTTAATGTTTTCCGTATCCTTGACTTCCCCACGCAGCAGCGTATCCTTAAAAAACTCCCCGGCCCTAAAACCGGCGAACTGATTAACGAGTTGCCGCCCGACGATCGTACATCCCTGTTTGGCGAACTGGATGGCGATATTGTTAAACGACTGATATTGTATTTGCCCCTTAACGATCGCCAGCAAGCTCTTGACCTATTGGGTTATAAAGAAGATAGCGTAGGCCGTTTAATGACACCCGACTATGTTGCAGTGAAAAAAGATTGGGACATCACCCGGGTTTTGGCGCACATCCGCACTTACGGTAAAGATTCTGAAACTATTGATGTAATTTATATTATTGATGATAAAGGAGTGTTGCTGGATGATGTTCGCATCCGCGAGATTCTATTGGTTCCTCCTGATACCAAAATGAGCGATCTGATTGATAACCGGCTGATTGCCCTTAAGGTAACCGATCCGCAGGAAGAAGCCATTAATATATTCCGGATGAATAACCGCGTGGCGCTACCCGTTACCGATGACGATAATATTCTGTTGGGCATTGTAACCGTAGATGATATACTTTGGATAGCACATGAAGAATATACCGAAGACATTCAAAAAATAGGTGGTACCGAAGCATTAGACGAGCCCTATATGGATATGCCCTTGCTTAAGTTGGTTAAAAAAAGGGTAGGATGGCTCATCATTCTGTTTTTGAGCGAGATGCTTACCGCTACCGCGATGGGCTTTTTTGAGGCCGAGATAGCTAAAGCTGTGGTGCTGGCTTTGTTTGTGCCGCTTATTATTTCGAGCGGGGGTAACAGCGGTTCGCAGGCATCCACTTTAATTATACAAGCTATGGCATTGGGCGAGGTTACCGTTGCCGATTGGTGGCGTGTAATGCGCCGCGAAATTATGTCGGGCTTGTTGCTGGGTCTAACCTTGGGTATCATCGGCTTTATGCGGATCTATATCTGGACTTTCTTCTCTCATATTTACGGGCCACACTGGATATTGGTAGGCTTAACCGTAGGCATCGCCTTAATAGGCGTAGTTTTATGGGGATCATTAGCAGGATCAATGTTGCCGCTTTTATTAAAAAGGCTTGGTGCCGACCCTGCAACCTCGTCTGCTCCGTTTGTAGCCACGTTGGTTGATGTTACCGGGTTGATCATTTATTTTTCTATCGCGGTTACGTTGATGAAAGGGGTGCTGTTATGA
- a CDS encoding SMI1/KNR4 family protein translates to MEKYESIIKLINDNSNVINFGEFGKGVSDLWIDEAQQRLNIIFPPSYIWWLKNYNGGEILGEEIFSIYEMDFDNVKGGDIVYINELNRKNKISDQTQLVIQENNQGEIYYFDLLQKDENGECPVYSNIAETKSKYAVDFIDFISKRIKDKY, encoded by the coding sequence ATGGAAAAATACGAATCAATTATTAAATTAATTAACGACAATTCTAATGTGATAAACTTTGGAGAGTTTGGCAAAGGTGTATCCGATTTGTGGATAGATGAAGCCCAGCAGCGTTTAAATATTATTTTTCCTCCGTCTTACATTTGGTGGTTAAAGAATTACAACGGAGGTGAAATATTAGGAGAAGAAATATTCAGCATTTATGAAATGGATTTTGACAATGTTAAAGGAGGAGACATTGTTTACATTAATGAGCTTAACCGTAAAAATAAGATTTCGGATCAAACTCAATTAGTAATTCAAGAAAACAATCAAGGAGAAATTTATTATTTTGATTTACTTCAAAAAGATGAGAATGGCGAATGTCCCGTATATAGCAATATTGCGGAGACTAAAAGCAAATATGCCGTGGATTTTATAGATTTCATATCTAAAAGGATAAAGGATAAATATTAA
- a CDS encoding CPCC family cysteine-rich protein, which translates to MILRRKEAIILSSFFKFFSLSEDARMAEIENALAEFSLEIEDVSAEISNYRARKHIEHRFSFFTNNYLQTFLHNHIGTTVEVKGRSPKLLPCVCCGYETLIGIGWEICNVCYWEDDGVTELHKISSANHMSLFEAKENFKKLGVKLEERLKYVDPDRMLQFEKSK; encoded by the coding sequence ATGATATTACGCAGAAAAGAGGCAATTATATTATCATCTTTCTTTAAGTTCTTTAGTCTTTCGGAAGATGCCCGAATGGCTGAAATTGAAAATGCTTTAGCCGAATTTTCATTGGAAATAGAAGATGTTTCGGCTGAAATTTCGAATTATCGTGCACGAAAACACATTGAACATCGATTTAGCTTTTTTACAAATAACTACTTACAAACTTTTCTTCATAATCATATTGGAACAACTGTCGAAGTAAAAGGTAGAAGCCCTAAGCTACTTCCTTGTGTATGTTGTGGCTATGAAACATTAATAGGGATTGGGTGGGAGATATGCAATGTTTGCTACTGGGAAGACGATGGCGTTACTGAATTACATAAAATTAGTAGTGCAAACCACATGTCGTTATTCGAAGCAAAGGAAAATTTTAAAAAATTGGGCGTAAAATTAGAAGAACGTCTAAAATATGTAGATCCAGATAGAATGTTACAATTTGAGAAATCTAAATGA